The following are encoded in a window of Alosa sapidissima isolate fAloSap1 chromosome 10, fAloSap1.pri, whole genome shotgun sequence genomic DNA:
- the arhgap33 gene encoding rho GTPase-activating protein 33 isoform X5, with product MSKRLSVVKGHFPKLADCAHFHYDNVDFASIELQFANEQNDASWTTGATKDLVFLVQVSCQGKTWMVRRSYEEFCTLDAHLHQCIYDRRYSQLLALPPLAELGDKVEIFTPLLSEYLSRLSMIVDNKLNCGPVLTWMEIDNHGNRFMLKEEASLNVPAIAAAHVIKRYTAQASDEISIEVGDILSVIDMPPKEDTSWWRGKHGFQVGFFPSECVELISEKLHQTVSAPASKLEVDGVPTKAGAVSAAGPPSPTSVSKKHGKLMGFLRTFMKSRPTKQKLKQRGILKERVFGCDLGEHLLNSGLDVPQVLRTCSEFIEKHGIVDGIYRHSGVSSNIQKLRHEFDSENVPDLTKEVYMQDIHCVGSLCKLYFRELPNPLLTYQLYDKFADCMGEMTDDERMVKVHDVIQQLPPPHYRTLEFLIKHLARLATFSEETNMHVKNLAIVWAPNLLRSMEIEAVGLSGADPFKEVRIQSVVVEFLLSHVDVLFSDTFTSVGRFSAGRQSLTRPKSFVSTRLLSLEEAQARTQAPLLLQGAPLPFQGQFHTVLDLPEERRKRRMKVRKASGGSWKTFFAIGKPAGSGRRKPMRISSLFQPATSHAGCRVDSVTLRSAKSEESLSSQHSGAGAGPGKLQRLRRPRSSSDGLSLAASVDPQLVPQRPPSRLPSSRSYDSLLPEERRRAAAEEEDEAEEDDEDEEEDEEEGVYMMADFSQDPAASWMAEDVIDFSPTFLEDGGPVGLGGGAAAPVPGGRESPPAATPPPYRCLSHQSHAHAGSQRSITEDPDSVLNQSEAGPRRSLILAATAPQTQVYCQHRPSATGPASGPAESSGSPSHSHTPSAAAGSAPPAQAPQERRSFTRKMVHALSPKVPKSPPLDISDPIAISVPAKVLEMIGGRAGELQPVAQGGGPSQPPQMISMLLRSCDFQLTESCQQEISSKLGPEAKTKGPSIMGPTGVPLPAQQPPPPPPKNPARLMALALAESANKALRQGASPPYRPPQAKAPSDTADLRFQRSLSADASELHSSDPNQLYSTVRPLSVWMAEANDTAAAEPTDRPGQEQEPRSPPGQDTGTLSSTTSVSDSGASNSELSAGSSSGDGDQTPSPIYKNQQLSPSAQAGPSSSKHSPSASSDAPPQRKPPAYSRQFSAPHLQQPQRSPGGLSKPTAQPPNPPHSQLLHSRSESSPLAQVRAFQPTRPKVPPKPLDLAPQRAPLSRADRQDYSRRSLDAGRVRRMMSQPQGNPSGLSRAYSERVAGTSDLLARYHAARAAGLPLPPPPPLQQQQQQQPPPPAYIRPVPSSSEDPGVVENFYYEIAAPEHPQAPPSYARHSYMNMRLDVEGNYRPAPNDPALNQRTVSRGHHHHHHHHPQAPSGGGPGGRAPQLWSAEATRAWAAAHSHSYSFSHGHSHQQQQRSALDGHGPRPQRQASSSVRLPRNELHPIPLSPAAAGIPLSVHQRNSQRSQASGDLAASQLHPYFENGKVCYRYVETPKTEEPPAALASSQHGVAKALHPQTTQPSPTQTPKPPPSKEHAQSQPEPVYVNFPFATPQNAAAGTKGWLTTDLDGDASQVSEPLAPPPEPPPEEEQESPHHAPQQDGPSHNVDSPCHSGLALDSRSLDIPQSASSELAAASHFRSRSDPQNSSGEKSQGPSQCLSGKEIASLLIEKLAEEESEAGACTVASSSTSSSPRVEHPPNPYAGQQQAQLQHQQPPPAYNVYTPAPTRHSSLRDPSAAFHRQDPLRRSSGGQYRQAFDVMPSGDQVLKYYRSQDFMPGSQGEALTANPYPPRTHYPDAAYQHRGPQELRPPYPGSPHAATPPSAAFSNLALGTPRGYANQPGGFQYSQYPVQPSPQYPPRRDVVLDPSLRPPPTYRNQRGLARQGSLPGPNWTIHTEGQTRSYC from the exons ATGAGCAAGAG GCTGTCCGTTGTGAAAGGCCACTTCCCCAAGCTTGCCGACTGTGCCCACTTCCATTACGACAATGTCGACTTCGCTTCCATTGAG TTGCAGTTTGCGAATGAGCAGAACGATGCCAGCTGGACGACGGGCGCAACCAAAGACCTGGTCTTCCTTGTGCAGGTGTCTTGCCAG GGCAAGACGTGGATGGTCCGGCGGTCATACGAGGAGTTCTGCACGCTGGACGCCCACCTGCACCAGTGCATCTACGACCGCCGCTACTCCCAGCTGCTGGCCCTGCCGCCGCTTGCCGAGCTCGGAGACAAGGTGGAG ATCTTCACCCCACTGTTGTCAGAGTACCTGAGTCGTCTCTCTATGATTGTGGacaacaagctgaactgtgGGCCTGTGCTCACCTGGATGGAG ATTGACAACCACGGCAACAGATTTATGCTGAAAGAAGAGGCCTCACTGAATGTCCCTGCCATCGCTGCCGCACACGTCATCAAGCGCTATACCGCCCAGGCCAGCGACGAGATCTCCATTGAG GTGGGAGACATCTTATCTGTGATAGACATGCCACCCAAGGAGGACACCAGCTGGTGGAGAGGCAAACATGGCTTTCAG GTTGGCTTCTTTCCCAGTGAGTGTGTGGAGCTGATCAGTGAGAAGCTGCACCAGACTGTTAGCGCTCCTGCCTCAAAACTAG AGGTAGACGGAGTCCCTACCAAGGCGGGGGCCGTCAGTGCTGCGGGACCCCCCTCTCCTACATCAG TGTCCAAGAAGCACGGCAAGCTGATGGGTTTTCTGAGGACCTTCATGAAGTCGCGGCCCACCAAACAGAAGCTGAAGCAGCGTGGCATTCTCAAGGAGCGCGTGTTCGGCTGCGACCTCGGAGAGCACCTGCTCAACTCTGGACTAGATG TTCCACAGGTGCTGAGAACCTGCTCCGAGTTCATAGAGAAGCATGGCATTGTGGATGGCATCTACAGACACTCTGGAGTCTCCTCCAACATCCAGAAGCTCAG GCATGAGTTTGACAGCGAGAACGTGCCGGACCTGACGAAAGAAGTCTACATGCAGGACATCCACTGCGTGGGCTCCCTGTGTAAGCTGTACTTCAGGGAGCTGCCCAACCCACTGCTCACCTACCAACTCTACGACAAGTTCGCA GACTGCATGGGAGAGATGACCGACGACGAACGCATGGTGAAGGTTCATGACGTCATTCAGCAGCTGCCCCCTCCTCactacag GACGCTGGAGTTTCTCATCAAACACCTGGCCCGGCTGGCCACCTTCAGTGAAGAGACCAACATGCACGTCAAGAACCTGGCCATAGTGTGGGCCCCCAACCTGCTGAG GTCCATGGAGATCGAAGCGGTGGGTTTGAGTGGTGCTGATCCGTTTAAGGAGGTCCGCATCCAgtcggtggtggtggagttccTCCTGTCTCACGTGGACGTGCTGTTCAGCGACACCTTCACCTCGGTGGGGCGCTTCAGCGCAG GACGGCAGTCTCTGACCAGGCCGAAGTCGTTTGTGTCCACGCGGCTGCTGTCTCTGGAGGAGGCCCAGGCTCGCACACAGGCACCGCTGCTCCTGCAGGGGGCGCCGCTGCCCTTCCAGGGCCAGTTCCACACTGTTCTCGACCTCCCAGAGGAAAG gaggaagaggaggatgaaggtgCGCAAGGCGTCTGGAGGAAGCTGGAAGACATTCTTTGCCATTGGGAAACCAGCAGGGTCAGGACGACGCAAGCCCATGAGGATCAGCTCCCTGTTCCAGCCGGCCACCTCTCACGCAG GGTGCCGTGTGGATAGCGTCACGCTGCGTTCGGCCAAGAGTGAGGAGTCTCTGTCGTCCCAGCACAGTGGAGCAGGAGCAG GTCCAGGCAAGCTGCAGCGTCTGCGTCGCCCCCGCTCCAGCAGCGACGGCCTCTCTCTGGCCGCCTCCGTGGACCCCCAGCTGGTCCCCCAGCGGCCCCCCTCCCGTCTGCCCAGCAGCCGCTCCTACGACAGCCTGCTGCCCGAGGAGCGCCGTCGCGCCGCCgccgaggaggaggatgaggcggaggaggacgacgaagacgaggaggaggacgaggaggagggcgTCTACATGATGGCCGACTTCTCCCAGGACCCGGCCGCCTCCTGGATGGCCGAGGACGTCATCGACTTCAGCCCGACCTTCCTGGAGGACGGTGGGCCGGTGGGGTTGGGCGGCGGTGCCGCAGCACCGGTCCCCGGGGGCAGGGAGTCCCCTCCGGCCGCCACACCCCCGCCCTACCGCTGCCTCAGCCACCAGAGCCATGCCCACGCCGGCAGCCAGCGCTCCATCACCGAGGACCCGGACTCGGTGCTCAACCAATCAGAGGCCGGCCCGCGCAGGAGCCTGATCCTGGCCGCCACGGCCCCTCAGACGCAGGTGTACTGCCAGCACCGGCCCTCCGCCACAGGCCCTGCCTCTGGGCCCGCAGAGTCCAGCGGGAGCCCCTCCCACAGCCACACCCCCTCCGCTGCTGCAGGCTCCGCCCCCCCGGCCCAAGCCCCTCAGGAGAGGCGCTCGTTCACGCGGAAGATGGTGCACGCTCTCTCGCCCAAAGTCCCCAAATCGCCCCCACTGGACATTTCCGACCCCATCGCCATCAGCGTGCCAGCTAAG GTCCTGGAGATGATTGGCGGCCGGGCTGGCGAGCTGCAGCCCGTGGCTCAGGGAGGCGGGCCCTCCCAGCCCCCCCAGATGATCTCCATGCTGCTGCGGTCATGTGACTTCCAGCTGACGGAGAGCTGCCAGCAGGAGATCAGCAGCAAGCTGGGCCCCGAGGCCAAGACCAAGGGCCCCA GCATCATGGGACCCACTGGCGTGCCTTTGCCCGCTCagcagccccctccccccccacccaaaaaCCCTGCACGCCTCATGGCTCTCGCTCTGGCCGAGAGCGCCAACAAAGCCCTGCGCCAGGGCGCTTCACCCCCCTACCGCCCCCCGCAGGCCAAAGCGCCCTCCGACACCGCTGACCTGCGCTTCCAAAGGTCACTGTCGGCAGACGCGAGCGAGCTGCACTCCTCCGACCCTAACCAGCTGTACTCGACTGTGAGGCCCCTGTCCGTGTGGATGGCCGAGGCCAACGACACGGCTGCAGCGGAGCCCACAGACAGGCCTGGGCAGGAGCAGGAACCGAGGTCTCCCCcgggacag GACACAGGGACCCTCTCGTCCACTACCTCGGTGTCGGACTCGGGGGCGTCCAACTCGGAGCTGTCTGCTGGGAGCTCGTCTGGAGATGGAGACCAGACCCCCAGCCCCATCTACAAGAACCAGCAGCTCTCGCCCTCAGCCCAGGCTGGCCCTTCCTCCTCCAAACACAGCCCTTCCGCCTCCTCCGACGCCCCCCCTCAGAGGAAGCCCCCGGCGTACTCCCGCCAGTTCTCTGCCCCACACCTCCAGCAGCCGCAGAGGTCACCTGGGGGGCTCTCCAAGCCCACCGCTCAGCCTCCCAACCCACCACACTCCCAGCTCCTGCACTCGCGCTCCGAGAGCTCCCCTCTGGCCCAGGTCCGTGCCTTCCAGCCCACTCGCCCCAAAGTGCCCCCCAAGCCCCTGGACCTGGCCCCGCAGCGGGCGCCGCTCTCCAGGGCTGACCGGCAGGACTACTCCCGGCGCTCCTTGGACGCGGGCCGCGTCCGCCGCATGATGAGCCAGCCGCAGGGCAACCCGTCGGGCCTGTCCCGGGCCTATTCCGAACGGGTCGCCGGCACCTCTGACCTGCTGGCCCGCTACCACGCGGCCAGAGCGGCCGGGCTGCCCTTGCCGCCTCCTCCaccgctgcagcagcagcagcagcagcagccgccccCTCCTGCCTACATCCGCCCGGTGCCGTCCTCCTCCGAGGACCCAGGCGTGGTGGAGAACTTCTATTACGAGATCGCGGCCCCCGAGCACCCGCAGGCTCCCCCGAGCTACGCTCGCCACAGCTACATGAACATGCGGCTGGACGTGGAGGGGAACTACCGGCCGGCGCCCAACGACCCAGCACTGAACCAGAGGACAGTGTCTAGaggacaccaccaccaccaccaccaccaccctcaggCCCCCAGCGGCGGCGGTCCCGGCGGACGGGCACCACAGCTGTGGTCAGCGGAAGCCACCCGGGCGTGGGCCGCAGCGCACTCCCACTCCTACTCCTTCTCCCACGGGCACtcgcaccagcagcagcagcggtctGCTCTGGACGGGCATGGCCCGCGACCGCAGCGGCAGGCCTCGTCCTCGGTGCGGCTCCCTCGCAACGAGCTGCACCCCATCCCCCTCAGCCCCGCGGCCGCCGGGATCCCCCTGTCCGTGCACCAGCGCAACTCCCAGCGCTCCCAGGCGTCGGGCGACCTCGCCGCCTCCCAGCTGCACCCGTACTTCGAGAACGGCAAGGTGTGCTACCGCTACGTGGAGACCCCGAAAACGGAGGAGCCGCCGGCCGCCTTGGCCTCTTCTCAGCACGGCGTGGCCAAAGCGCTCCACCCGCAGACGACTCAGCCCTCCCCCACGCAGACTCCCAAACCACCCCCCTCCAAGGAGCACGCTCAGTCCCAGCCAGAGCCTGTTTACGTCAACTTCCCTTTCGCCACTCCCCAGAATGCCGCAGCTGGCACCAAGGGCTGGTTGACCACCGACTTAGACGGCGACGCCTCTCAGGTGTCCGAACCTCTGGCCCCTCCTCCCGAGCCCCCgccagaggaggagcaggagtcGCCACACCACGCCCCTCAGCAGGATGGCCCCTCCCACAACGTGGACAGTCCCTGCCACAGCGGCTTGGCACTGGACTCCCGCTCACTGGACATTCCACAGTCCGCCTCGTCGGAATTGGCGGCTGCCTCCCACTTCCGGAGCCGCTCGGATCCGCAGAATTCCAGCGGCGAGAAAAGCCAGGGTCCGAGTCAGTGCCTGAGCGGGAAGGAGATCGCCTCTCTGCTGATCGAGAAACTGGCGGAAGAGGAGAGCGAAGCGGGCGCTTGCACGGTCGCGTCGTCCTCGACCTCGTCCTCTCCGCGTGTCGAGCACCCGCCCAACCCGTATGCCGGTCAGCAGCAGGCCCAGCTGCAGCATCAGCAGCCTCCTCCGGCCTACAACGTCTACACTCCGGCGCCGACCCGCCATAGCTCGCTCCGGGATCCGTCAGCGGCCTTCCACCGCCAGGACCCCTTGCGCAGGTCCTCCGGGGGTCAGTACCGGCAGGCCTTCGACGTCATGCCATCTGGCGACCAGGTCCTGAAGTACTACCGCAGTCAGGACTTCATGCCCGGCTCCCAGGGTGAGGCCCTGACCGCTAACCCCTACCCCCCACGGACTCACTATCCAGACGCGGCCTACCAACACCGCGGCCCCCAGGAGCTGCGCCCTCCATACCCGGGCTCCCCACACGCTGCCACGCCGCCCTCCGCAGCCTTCTCCAACCTGGCCCTGGGCACTCCACGAGGGTACGCCAACCAACCCGGGGGCTTCCAGTACAGCCAGTATCCGGTCCAGCCCAGTCCGCAGTACCCCCCGCGGCGGGATGTGGTGCTGGACCCGTCGCTCCGACCCCCTCCGACCTATCGCAACCAGAGGGGACTGGCCAGACAAGGCAGCCTGCCGGGACCCAATTGGACCATCCACACCGAGGGCCAAACCAGGAGCTACTGCTGA